A portion of the Citrobacter rodentium NBRC 105723 = DSM 16636 genome contains these proteins:
- a CDS encoding TolC family outer membrane protein, whose protein sequence is MVTLLLSFGVASVPCFAALASIEETNLKESILFALDRDPDISSQAAQMGIGQAMMKEAKSGWMPQIGLTASAGHSQTTDSSGSLNNSAAWGITVTQLVYDFGKTNSAIAQSEAQYESYRYQLMATFSEVASKAAQGYVEVKRYSALTSAARENIVALEKIQHLAQLRASAGLSSTSDDLQTQTRIAGMRATLEQYDAALQKAKAVLAVQTGVSASRYASLPENLEVQQVSVENIDYSKIPAVLSARAMVTSAQHGVDRAKAQHLPTLSLKAGRTRYESDNRGYWDDQIQLSVDAPLYQGGVVSARVEQAQGAKAMAVSEVEKARYDILQKASAAMADWKGARGREDAGKFQLVNAIQTRSVYKNEYTLSKKTINDLLSVEQDVWQAESSRINAEYDGWSAAIQYATALDNLLPLIGIEKQASKKLPDL, encoded by the coding sequence ATGGTGACTCTGCTCCTCTCATTTGGGGTTGCCTCTGTTCCATGCTTCGCTGCATTAGCCAGTATTGAAGAAACGAATCTGAAAGAAAGTATTTTATTTGCTTTAGATCGTGATCCGGATATTAGCAGCCAGGCGGCGCAAATGGGAATTGGCCAGGCGATGATGAAAGAGGCGAAAAGCGGCTGGATGCCGCAAATTGGTTTAACCGCCAGCGCCGGTCATAGTCAGACGACGGACTCCAGCGGTTCGTTAAATAATTCCGCCGCCTGGGGAATTACCGTCACGCAGTTAGTTTATGACTTCGGTAAAACCAATAGCGCCATTGCCCAGTCTGAAGCGCAGTATGAAAGCTATCGCTATCAGCTGATGGCGACGTTCTCTGAAGTAGCGTCGAAGGCTGCGCAGGGCTACGTTGAGGTGAAGCGCTATAGCGCGCTGACCAGCGCGGCGCGCGAGAACATCGTGGCGCTGGAGAAAATCCAGCACCTGGCCCAGCTTCGCGCCAGCGCCGGCCTGAGTTCAACCTCCGATGATTTACAGACCCAGACCCGTATCGCCGGGATGCGCGCCACCCTGGAGCAGTACGATGCCGCGCTGCAAAAGGCGAAAGCGGTACTGGCGGTCCAGACCGGGGTCAGCGCCAGTCGCTACGCCAGCCTGCCGGAAAATCTGGAAGTGCAACAAGTCTCCGTTGAAAACATCGACTACTCGAAAATTCCTGCCGTGCTGTCAGCGCGGGCAATGGTCACGTCGGCACAGCATGGCGTTGATCGGGCAAAAGCCCAGCATCTGCCGACCTTAAGCCTGAAGGCGGGCCGCACCCGTTATGAATCGGATAACCGCGGCTACTGGGACGATCAAATCCAGCTCAGCGTGGACGCGCCGCTGTACCAGGGCGGGGTGGTTTCCGCTCGCGTCGAGCAGGCGCAAGGGGCGAAGGCGATGGCCGTATCCGAAGTAGAAAAAGCGCGTTACGACATTTTGCAAAAAGCCTCTGCGGCAATGGCGGACTGGAAAGGCGCGCGCGGTCGTGAAGATGCTGGCAAGTTCCAGTTGGTTAACGCGATACAGACCCGCAGCGTTTACAAAAACGAATACACCCTGAGCAAAAAAACCATCAATGACCTGCTGAGCGTCGAACAGGATGTCTGGCAGGCCGAATCATCGAGGATCAACGCGGAATATGACGGCTGGAGCGCCGCCATCCAGTACGCGACGGCACTCGACAACCTGCTCCCCCTGATTGGTATTGAAAAGCAGGCGTCGAAAAAACTGCCCGATCTTTAA